Proteins encoded within one genomic window of Glycine soja cultivar W05 chromosome 1, ASM419377v2, whole genome shotgun sequence:
- the LOC114368216 gene encoding LYR motif-containing protein At3g19508 yields the protein MEKAVRAYAEVLRLVRLLPKDSRAYYAKYARENFVNYRDVVDPSDFDDLFQRTYTHSLWVLHKYSIDKSAADKLRGICCT from the exons ATGGAGAAGGCGGTGAGAGCGTATGCGGAGGTTCTGAGATTGGTGAGGCTCTTACCAAAGGACAGCAGGGCTTATTATGCCAAGTACGCCCGCGAGAACTTCGTCAATTACCGTGATGTCGTTGATCCTTCTGATTTCGATGACCTCTTTCAACGCACCTATACTCATTCTCTATGGGTCCTTCATAAG TATTCCATTGATAAATCTGCTGCGGATAAGCTCAGAGGGATATGCTGCACTTGA